The Clavelina lepadiformis chromosome 1, kaClaLepa1.1, whole genome shotgun sequence genome segment AATACGAACTTAGTTTAGGACAAAGTTTATTCCAAAGCACCAACTTTGATACCGGACTTGAAAGCAGACAATTTTCATAgacataaaagcaaacaaaaccaagccgccatagctcagtggtagagcactggtctcgtaaaccaggggtcgtgagttcaaacCTCACTGGTGGCAGCTTTTAAGCGTATGGGCAACATTATGGGTTCGGTTTCCAAAAGCTGTTGTTCTTAGGCAAGGGTTTCTTACAGAAACAAAGAGTGGACAAAGTtgctttgacaaaaaatattgctatTAATACAAACTTAGTTTAGGACAAAGTTTATTCCAAAGCACCAACTTTGATACCGGACTTGAAAGCAGACAATTTTCATAGACATAAGagcaaacaaaaccaagccgccatagctcagtggtagagcactggtctcttaaaccaggggtcgtgagttcaaacCTCACTGGTGGCAGCTTTTAAGCGTATGGGCAACATTATGGGTTTGGTATGAAAAAGCTGTTGTTTTTAGGCAGAGGTTTCTTACAGAAACAAAGAGTGGACAAAGTTGCTTTGACATAAAATATTGCTATTAATACAAACTTAGTTTAGAACAAAGTTTATTGCAAAGCACCAACTTTGATACCGGACTTGAAAGCAGACAATTTTCATAgacataaaagcaaacaaaaccaagccgccatagctcagtggtagagcactggtctcgtaaaccaggggtcgtgagttcaaatCTCACTGGTGGCAGCTTTTAAGCGTATGGGCAACATTATAGGTTTGGTATCCAAAAGCTGTTGTTTTTAGGCAACGGTTTCTTACAGAAACAGAGAGTGGACAAAGTTGCTTTGACATAAAATATTGCTATTAATACGAACTTAGTTTAGGACAAAGTTTATTCCAAAGCACCAACTTTGATACCGGACTTGAAAGCAGACAATTTTCATAgacataaaagcaaacaaaaccaagccgccatagctcagtggtagagcactggtctcgtaaaccaggggtcgtgagttcaaacCTCACTGGTGGCAGCTTTTAAGCGTATGGGCAACATTATGGGTTCGGTTTCCAAAAGCTGTTGTTCTTAGGCAAGGGTTTCTTACAGAAACAAAGAGTGGACAAAGTtgctttgacaaaaaatattgctatTAATACAAACTTAGTTTAGGACAAAGTTTATTCCAAAGCACCAACTTTGATACCGGACTTGAAAGCAGACAATTTTCATAGACATAAGagcaaacaaaaccaagccgccatagctcagtggtagagcactggtctcttaaaccaggggtcgtgagttcaaacCTCACTGGTGGCAGCTTTTAAGCGCATGGGCAACATTAAGGGTTCGGTATCCAAATACTGTTGCTTTTATGGCAAGGGTTTCTTACAGAAACAGAGAGTGGACAAAGTTGCTTTGACATAAAATATTGCTATTAATACGAACTTAGTTTAGGACAAAGTTCATTCCAAAACACCAACTTTGATACCGGACTTGAAAGCAGACAATTTTCATTgacataaaagcaaacaaaaccaagccgccatagctcagtggtagagcactggtctcgtaaaccaggggtcgtgagttcaaatCTCACTAATGGCAGCTTTTAAGCGTATGGGCAACATTATAGGTTTGGTATCCAAAAGCTGTTGTTTTTAGGCAGAGGTTTCTTACAGAAACAAAGAGTGGACAAAGTTGCTTTGACATAAAATATTGCTATTAATACAAACTTAGTTTAAGACAAAGTTTATTCCAAAGCACCAACTTTGATACCGGACTTGAAAGCAGACAATTTTCGTAgacataaaagcaaacaaaaccaagccgccatagctcagtggtagagcactggtctcgtaaaccaggggtcgtgagttcaaacCTCACTGGTGGCAGCTTTTAAGCGTATGGGCAACATTATGGGTTTGGTATGAAAAAGCTGTTGTTTTTAGGCAGAGGTTTCTTACAGAAACAAAGAGTGGACAAAGTTGCTTTGACATAAAATATTGCTATTAATACAAACTTAGTTTAGAACAAAGTTTATTGCAAAGCACCAACTTTGATACCGGACTTGAAAGCAGACAATTTTCATAgacataaaagcaaacaaaaccaagccgccatagctcagtggtagagcactggtctcgtaaaccaggggtcgtgagttcaaatCTCACTGGTGGCAGCTTTTAAGCGTATGGGCAACATTATAGGTTTGGTATCCAAAAGCTGTTGTTTTTAGGCAACGGTTTCTTACAGAAACAGAGAGTGGACAAAGTTGCTTTGACATAAAATATTGCTATTAATACGAACTTAGTTTAGGACAAAGTTTATTCCAAAGCACCAACTTTGATACCGGACTTGAAAGCAGACAATTTTCATAGAcattaaagcaaacaaaaccaagccgccatagctcagtggtagagcactggtctcgtaaaccaggggtcgtgagttcaaacCTCACTGGTGGCAGCTTTTAAGCGTATGGGCAACATTATGGGTTCGGTTTCCAAAAGCTGTTGTTCTTAGGCAAGGGTTTCTTACAGAAACAAAGAGTGGACAAAGTtgctttgacaaaaaatattgctatTAATACAAACTTAGTTTAGGACAAAGTTTATTCCAAAGCACCAACTTTGATACCGGACTTGAAAGCAGACAATTTTCATAGACATAAGagcaaacaaaaccaagccgccatagctcagtggtagagcactggtctcttaaaccaggggtcgtgagttcaaacCTCACTGGTGGCAGCTTTTAAGCGCATGGGCAACATTATGGGTTCGGTATCCAAATACTGTTGCTTTTATGGCAAGGGTTTCTTACAGAAACAGAGAGTGGACAAAGTTGCTTTGACCTAAAATATTGCTATTAATACGAACTTAGTTTAGGACAAAGTTTATTGCAAAGCACCAACTTTGATACCGGACTTGAAAGCAGACAATTTTCATAgacataaaagcaaacaaaaccaagccgccatagctcagtggtagagcactggtctcgtaaaccaggggtcgtgagttcaaatCTCACTGGTGGCAGCTTTTAAGCGTATGGGCAACATTATAGGTTTGGTATCCAAAAGCTGTTGTTTTTAGGCAACGGTTTCTTACAGAAACAGAGAGTGGACAAAGTTGCTTTGACATAAAATATTGCTATTAATACAAACTTAGTTTAGGACAAAGTTTATTGCAAAGCACCAACTTTGATACCGGACTTGAAAGCAGACAATTTTCATAgacataaaagcaaacaaaaccaagccgccatagctcagtggtagagcactggtctcgtaaaccaggggtcgtgagttcaaatCGCACTGGCGGCAATTCGGAATCtaactcaaaattttgttccTACCTACGCCTAGTTTTATTCCCTGCAGTGGAAGATAAATTATTTCCTGGCTTGATAGTTGTTCATCCAGTGACTGTTCCTTGTTCTCATCCGATAAACTTCCATCGTGATATTTTATAGCAAATTGCTGAAcatacaaaacataaaattacagCTAGCTAATACTAAACAAAAGAAGCAGCATTCAGTGCTTCAACTGATTTTGCCGAACACTACGTGACATTTCGTTACCACAACAATTGCAGAGCGCTTCCAACGTATGCCAACGTGCATCTTTGTATGGCAACGAGACACAAACGCTACGAAATTTTGCCACGAGTGAGCTATGAACTCACGACGCCTGGTTTATGAGACAagtgctctaccactgagctatagcggcttttttgtatatttttatgtcGTTTTGAATTCGGTTATGCGACGTACACGCAAAAAATAATACTTATGAGATAGTCGAAGAACAGCTGCTATGCCTGCTTTCAAGGTAATTTACGTCCCGAAAGGAACCACAAGCAGCCGCTATAGGTCAGAGGTAAAGCATTGGTCTCGTAACCCAGCGGTCGTGAGTTCAACTCTCACTGGTGGCAACTTTAAAAGGCCTTGATTGGTCGTTGCTATGATGCCAAATTCTTACAGCTAAAAAGTATCTTTACACTATACAATCTGTAAAAAGGCATCAAAAAGATTAAATGTTTagtcaaaaaaaaaacgatctCGACAAAGATTTTTGCTCTAACATTTTCACTGATCGCAAGAAATCCATTGGAATGCGAGCACAGTTTGCAACTCGCTATAACTCAGTGGTAAAATAGTAGTATCGTAAACCAGTTGTGATAAGACCAAGCTTCACTGGCAGCGTACAACAATACAGAACTGTTGATACCTTTTCCTGTAGTTCATCCCACGTTACGGTTACCATGGCCACCATCTTTGATTGCTCGCCACGATGAAGCGCGATACGAACCTAAACACCGAAATAGTTTGCAAGGAACAAGATGCAACTGTTATGCGACTGTCAATCAAATACCTTTTCATGTAAGCTCTAAACCTGCAAGTGACTTAATACAAATGGGGCAAAATGCTGCCAGCGGCATGTTATTTCAATGGCGACGACATGCCGCaaactgaaaaatatcaacatGGAATTTACTCGTAACTAATTGATTTTCAATATGCACTGCAATGATATTTTTACAACCCTGTGACATCCAGTCGTTATTGTTGCGGAATCATCGCAGTGGATAACGAATATCATTTTGTTACCAGTAGCAGTAAATTATATTGCggtacttttttgttttagttatttccattttgatattttccatttttagAATTGTCTTCAGGCTACTAGTATTTTCTAAGGACCTTAAGCATAACACAGTTATATAGCTTTGCAAATGTTTGGATTTTTTCTGATTAAATCCACAACAACTTCAAAAGTTGACACCTTACCGCGTCTTTTGCTTCTTCAGTTATCTCGAATACAACCTCCTCATACTTAGAACGATCGATTTTTTCGGGTTCAGGCGTCACAGGCCGCTCTCCATTAGGCTTCGCCTTTTTCAGAATACTACTTGGTTTTGATTTCAGCATACTCTTAGATGGACTTGAAAGTGCTGCAATCGGAAATAACAATTAGATTACGATTTAACCCAGGAGTGGTTCACTGGTATGGAAAACCAGGCTTAGCGCTTTCAAACGTTGCAggtaaaagatttgttttccCACGGTTGTtggaatttttcaaaataatggAAAAATCGGAAGTAAAACAGAGAggccaaaaacattttcagttcATATGAGATTTCCTTTCTACTTCGAAatcataattaaaaaaaaaacaataaaaatttttcatatcaAATCTAACAATAAAATGTCCGCAATTGCCATCAAATTTATGGTAAGGGTCAGCCACTCTAAAGGCATGTAACAACCAGCCGctatagctcagtggtagagcactggtctcgtaaaccaggggtcgtgagttcaaacCTCACTGGTGGCATCTCGTTACTGCCTAAGCCCTAAGGCATTGGTTTCAGAAGACAACGAAAGCGATAGAAGCACGTACTTCACATTTTCAATGAGTTTACCGCTTCAAATGGTAATGACGAAATTTGACAAGCGAAGAGGGTTTTCTTGTTTCAATAATAAACAACGTGTTCCAAACACACTACAAATACCAATTTTTGCTTTAACAAGCATGTCGAAATCTCGGACTTGTTAAAATATAACTTCTACTTGaacacaaagtttttatttcctCTTTCTTTCTATTTCCCCTACATCTTTGGAACGAtagatttaaataaaaatatccgaGATTTTTTTACGTCGGTTACCTGGTGGACTTGAAGGCCTGCTTGCAAAACCAATCGACTTTCTACGGCCTTTGCCTTTTTTTTCTGGCGCCTTTGCCTCACCCtacaaaagaaaagaaacacTTTCGCTAAGCAATATCACGGAGAactaaaatacaaacaaatagGGCAACAGTCTAGACTCAAGACGCTTGAAGCAGTGGCGTAGCCAGAAAAATATTGGGGGGGGGCAAATATTTGATGAGTTCAAGGGAACtacaaagtgtttgttttaagacatatttttagaaaaaggCTCAGCTTCGGAatccaaactttgaaaattgtgggggggggggggcatGGGCCCTTTCGCCCCTCCCTCCTGGCTACGCCTATGGCTTGAAGTAATAACGAATGAATCACGAAACTACCATTTCCAACTCGTCTGCTGGTGGTGTTTGTTCATCCGAGGGCTGTTGTGTAGTATGTGCCAACGGTAATGTAGCCGTCTTGTAGTTTTCTTTTGCAAAGCTCAATGTGCAAGAAACTTCACCACCATCATCATCTATAAACAACACATATTCCACAGGAAATGCATTACCCAATTCTGCAAAAATGTCAACAACAGACAAAAACATGATTGTACAATAATGAGACAACCTTTTAGTTGCAAAGGCCTAAACACTCGTATTGCAAGATGAGTTTCGTATTCCGGTTCATCCGTCCAAACTGCTTTTTCTTCACTCGGAGGTTTCTCTTCCTTaattatctttattttttcttccCTTTCCTCTTGCACTTCTTCGGAAACAAAACTCACACCATGTCGACGTTGCTATAGAAACAAAATTGGGTAACATATGACCTCATTTTGATcataatttttacttaaaatactTAGCATTCAGTTGTGTTTTCACTGTATTTTAGCTACACACAGTTTTGGATGGGAGTTGATGGCCTCCATTGCTGCTGTCATATGCTTAACTAACATTGAGTTTTGTGCTATGGTGCAAACCTTGATATCTGGGCTGGTGTCTTCTACATTTCCTGTGCTGTCAGACATCTCAGACGGTATACCATCGGCTTCACTTTCTATCTCCGAGCCTGCTTGTGGTGTGCCTGGTTTTAAATATAATGTTAAGGTTTGCACTGAATTATCGTAACAGACAGAGAGTTTAGGTACAAAGGAACTAACCATCGTCTTCAACAGGTGGAGAAGCAGCAATAACAGATAGCATAAAGCGTTGTTTTTCAGTGACTCCATCATCGTtatcaatattttcaacatcGTCTGAAAAAACACGAGATACCAATGAGATTACATCCCAAATTTGATCTTTTGCTCAAAGTAAACATGCACATGAGTTAGTATGAAATGTCATGTAAAGAACACATCGAATCATTTAAACACATGTAACAAAAAGCAGAGTATTAAGAGTGTTTGGCTTTTAACGCAATGAGGTTAAAACATGTTAAGGCACCTTGTTCTTCATCTGACTCTTCGTCACTAAGGTCAGCATCAAGCTCTGCAAGATTGATTCTGCATGAAACCGAATATAACATTGTGAATTGTGagtaataattaataagcACTAGAGCCAAGAAAAATGATTGCTCATTTCTAGGCCCTGTGCTTTATTATAAACTCTAGTACTTCATACTTTATTCATCGAATATAACAGtatataatttaaaagtaaataaacgCTACACAACATACCAGTTATTCTTGAATTtgtcttttaaaattaaatgctGTAAACAGGAATCattctatattttatatcttgaATTAACACTGACCCTTCTTTTGCTTTCTTCTTGAAAGCTTCTATCATGAACTTCCATCTTCTACCGTGTGATTTGGCACTGGtaatctttaaaaaatatgcaaataaaatgggaaTTGCTTTGTATTCTTGGCATAGTGGTCTAAAGATTTCATCTAGTGATCAAGCATGGTAGCAATATAGCACATCGTGCATGTACTCTAAACATGCTTTTCAGTAAGCATTATTATCCAAATGCACGTTTTAATATGTAAAGCACAATCTGCAATTATAAGAAAATGGTATTATATGGTGATGTACTCGTATGAATCGTTGCATAAAGTCAAAGATATTGCTTATTAAACTATTGAACTACCTTAGCAAAGGCTTTTTCCCAGTTCATGATTCTTTTTTCTCTATCAAGACGATGAGTGTGTGCATCAATAAGTTGTAATTTTCGAATTGCAATGTTTAGCTGACGTTGTTTGCTTTCATAATCATTATGAAGTTTCTTTAAAGCTTCACTTCGCTGTTCCCAAGGTATTGAATAGATATTGACAAGCCTGGTTAGTTCTTGGATTGGGGTGTGCAAGTCTGTTATgctgaaaaattattttcattaacCTAAAAGTTCAAACCAAGTGATATTAAACAAACGACTCAAGAAACAAGATTCCTGACACCATGTAATAGCCTATAACATAATCTAACAATAAATATAAGTGAACGTTTTACAATAATTAGGTCACGCAGATcattaataaaagtaatttgaataaaagcaacaatttgtaaaaagattgattttttagttatttaaggTTAAATTGAATTTAGTTCAGAGTAGAAGGTAGACTTAGTTGCTATGTAATTTCTAATTCTTAAGTTAGGATATAAAAGGAAACATGAAAACTTCCCATTAACATTCTTACCAGTCCAATAATATCAGCCCAAATAGAAGTTCATAATAAGCAAAacaattgacaaaaaaatgtatatatatagtgGTATATATACGAAAcaacatttatgaaaatacCTCCTAAACATTTTTCCTGTAGCAAGAGTTATCGCCACCAGTAAACTTGGGGGAAGATCATGTTGCAATAATTCATCTTTTAATTCCAAAAGTTCACTAAATCCAGAATCCACTAATGACAGGCAGTTTAGTACACCTGAAAAGTCATaccaataaaacaaatgtagCTTTCACTCTTCTCATTATATCGATActgaaatataaataaatatactgCAATAAATACACACGAAGACAAGAAAACACTGCCTCACCATCACACAAgcaatcaaatttattttgctctTCAATTTCCTTTTCAAGTTGTGCTGCTTTTAAGCGAGCCTCCTCTGCTTCGATAAGAGCATCTTCTTCGGGATCATCCTCTTCAACAGTCATTACAGGCTTACGGCGTTTCATGCTTACCAAATTATTTCTAAATCAACTTATGAAGCGTATCTCTGTTACTTAACCAATACTTTATTCCTTTGTTTTATTGCAGAGAACGAAAAATTGTGCAAACGAATGTACgcttgtaaatgttttatcaacaataataatatacCACAACTAAGTGAGGAAAATGTGGTAAGGGTTTGAGagcaaaaacgtgcattatAGCTGAAGAAAAATGAAGGTTTAGTAATTCGGCTCACTGCCACTAAAAACAGCAGGAAGATCAAACTCAAATATAAATAACTGCACAATTAAAACATGttacagtaaataaaaaaaaaattaggcTGGTAGGTTAGCAGAGTATTTGCATTAGTACCATGGGTTAGGATgcaacaaaccttttttgtcTGGATGGTAAAAGAAAAACCtcataacaaaacaaactttatcCAAAAAACAAAAGTCTCATATTAACGTGACCTGTCGAATGGGTAAAATGTAACCCTATTTATCACAGGTCAGTAACACGCCACATGTTATTACACTCAATGCAATGGCTGATGCTAGCCTAGTTGGTATTATCCTGTAATCACCAGTTCACAGCAAATGAACTAAATTCTAAGTTGAGCACATCTGAGTCATAATATTCCTGGAATGGCTGCTGCATACATCAACTTGTCACTTCCAACAAATGAATGTGAAATGCTCTTCATTCACGTTTGTCGTTTTGTACAATGCCATTAAAAGAAACAGACAGATATAGAGTCTAAAAGTATATGGGTTAGGCTATAAAACAACAACCAGCAGCTACCACAAGACTAGTTGTACATAGCACAAATGACAGGAACAGGTTTCTAAGGTTTCTAGCTCTTTCGAACCACTGTCAACgtgaagaaaaagtttgaaatataaCGCTTATATGTCAGAAAAATATATGCAAtctattttagttaagtctaGTAATCTCTGAAAACGTTCAAACGATTCATTCACTTCGCTTTCAAACATATTGGTCGCTTTCTCTGGCGCGTTGTTTCTCTCTATGACGATGACCTCTGCTCAGTGAACCATAAATAAGGTAAAGTAAGGATGACTTGGACACaataattgaatttttttaggATTACTTTTCCATTAGCACTTGGTGTTTGTCGTTGCAATTTCAGTAAGCTGCTTTtcttaaagaaatatttttattaaaagatTTGGTCTGTATGTAGACTACGTACGTGGAATCGGCAAGTACAAACAAAATGTATGTTTGAGCAAGGTTGGAGTTACAAAAATTGTTCATGTTAAGAACGTGGAAACGGGTTAAAACCTTTTATATCCATGTCACTGCACATGATTTCACTCTTAACTATTTGTCCACACGGGATTCGTTGACATATAGCCTAGAGGTTTTCAGCTTTTTTACCCATCATTCCAATGAAATGAAATCGGTCAGGGTCAGACACTTGGCATATGTAGAATCGAACAACCggagtttgttttttaaacttgaATTGACAATTGACATAGTGAACAAAAGACTATTTGGACTGAGCGATTTTGATACAGTATAACTGAATTGTCAGTACATTGTAAATATATACTCATCAGAATTTTTCATTACACAGACAGTGCCAACCATGAAAGCAAGCTAGTTGTCTACAGTATCACGGTGTATGGGATATTTTGGATATATGTCTAATATTAACAGTTTTCTTACACTAGATATTAATTACTGTAGGTACAACTAATGTTGCAATAACAGTTAGTATTATAAGTGCTTTGAAGAAGCTGTCATCTAATTAAAGGTCATGGATTTGGATGatgttttttatcaaaaagaaCAATATATTGAGACTGCATCAGGAAATAAAGTGAGTCGACAGTCTGTACTCTGTGGCAGTCAGAACATCGTCTTAAACGGAAAAACCATCGTTGAAAAAGATTGCATTATTCGAGGAGATTTGGCAAACGTGCGTGTTGGAAGAAATTGCATTATTAAAAGCAGATCTGTTATTCGACCacctttcaaaaaatttaataaaggAGTTGCTTTTTTTCCTTGTGTTGTTGGAGATCATGTTTATATAGAAGAGGACTCTATTGTCAATGCTGCTCAAGTCGGTTCTTTTGTTCATATCGGAAAAAATTGTGTGATCGGAAGAAGATGTGTTTTGAAGGACTGTTGCCAAATTGCAGACAATACAGTGTTACCGCCAGAAACAGTTGTTCCTCCATTTATGCTCTTTGGGGGCTCTCCTGGTGCACAGATAGGCGATTTGCCTGAATGCACCCAGTACCTTATGActgatgcaacaaaacaatattatGAACATTTCAAACCTTTGCCAAAGTGAAAATGTTACCAACATTAGTagaatttgtattttatgttcAATGTCTTCATACAAGTTGTGAAATGCTTTGTTAAGTCGGAGTGAAGAATGCTACTTCAGTAGAGTTGAGCTTaagttgatttgaaaaatatgatCCATTTTTGAATT includes the following:
- the LOC143471225 gene encoding uncharacterized protein LOC143471225 translates to MKRRKPVMTVEEDDPEEDALIEAEEARLKAAQLEKEIEEQNKFDCLCDGVLNCLSLVDSGFSELLELKDELLQHDLPPSLLVAITLATGKMFRSITDLHTPIQELTRLVNIYSIPWEQRSEALKKLHNDYESKQRQLNIAIRKLQLIDAHTHRLDREKRIMNWEKAFAKITSAKSHGRRWKFMIEAFKKKAKEGINLAELDADLSDEESDEEQDDVENIDNDDGVTEKQRFMLSVIAASPPVEDDGTPQAGSEIESEADGIPSEMSDSTGNVEDTSPDIKQRRHGVSFVSEEVQEEREEKIKIIKEEKPPSEEKAVWTDEPEYETHLAIRVFRPLQLKDDDGGEVSCTLSFAKENYKTATLPLAHTTQQPSDEQTPPADELEMGEAKAPEKKGKGRRKSIGFASRPSSPPALSSPSKSMLKSKPSSILKKAKPNGERPVTPEPEKIDRSKYEEVVFEITEEAKDAVRIALHRGEQSKMVAMVTVTWDELQEKQFAIKYHDGSLSDENKEQSLDEQLSSQEIIYLPLQGIKLGVGGHSPGVIGQLPLLCYWMKKEKAKKVSVEVNTDGVRELIKEITGIDMNMVTKDELMYILGREFHDVSTSAMSFTSSSSHKSGFIPMEELEVIREQHDLELKGIQDDYDAKVQELLAEIEKLQSVQPQQVLLPRGPAGDVRFADVEQLPKHARLPDIPRPPDEGRPPSVGHWRAPKIPQLPDWGAHLPKNVWERMRMLTEEMIAKRKQLDMRIRHQIAANIEKKLASQYKLQRNESTIQGPLQDVSLPALFMPSRSGNVYNPRAKLYFHPTGTAGDLRLTQPPSIFQLPPLPEKARVSVVNLFELSKNFEQPVGSEWLNRIASAPSRGSRATTAGSRVTPHTPAPTANIQPSDVYS
- the LOC143459617 gene encoding dynactin subunit 5-like, which codes for MDLDDVFYQKEQYIETASGNKVSRQSVLCGSQNIVLNGKTIVEKDCIIRGDLANVRVGRNCIIKSRSVIRPPFKKFNKGVAFFPCVVGDHVYIEEDSIVNAAQVGSFVHIGKNCVIGRRCVLKDCCQIADNTVLPPETVVPPFMLFGGSPGAQIGDLPECTQYLMTDATKQYYEHFKPLPK